From the Bdellovibrio reynosensis genome, one window contains:
- a CDS encoding TIGR02147 family protein, whose protein sequence is MNKSDILNYKDYRAFLADYNSWRNETRTGWSLSTWTRHLGLAYPSALSMILNKKRHVGDKLLQTFCEYFEFNENEKAHFTNLVKYEKSIESTTLRVMVLNYLDGEKKNSLARYIVREGLRMPRFEDTESLAEVLAPILGIKPQEILNLEPGVPEKPDPKSMHQEVLGLLDRSFDLVPKESRQYSTNFIRMKPERLQEAITKLRAFQREFITEFDAEDGESLVCFQNAVFTMLKEESKPELPSTKLN, encoded by the coding sequence ATGAACAAGTCTGATATTCTGAATTACAAAGACTATCGCGCTTTCCTAGCTGACTATAATAGCTGGCGCAATGAGACCCGCACAGGCTGGAGTCTTTCGACGTGGACTCGTCATTTGGGTCTTGCGTATCCTTCAGCATTATCGATGATCTTGAATAAAAAGCGCCACGTTGGAGATAAACTGCTTCAGACGTTCTGTGAGTATTTCGAATTTAATGAAAATGAAAAAGCGCATTTCACAAACCTGGTGAAATACGAAAAGTCCATCGAAAGCACCACCCTTAGAGTTATGGTGCTGAACTACCTTGATGGGGAAAAGAAAAACTCCCTAGCCCGCTATATCGTGCGTGAAGGCCTACGTATGCCCCGTTTTGAGGATACCGAGAGCCTAGCTGAGGTTTTAGCTCCGATCCTAGGAATCAAGCCCCAGGAGATTTTAAACCTAGAACCCGGGGTTCCTGAAAAGCCAGATCCAAAATCCATGCACCAAGAAGTTCTCGGGCTTTTAGATCGTTCCTTTGACCTTGTTCCTAAAGAGTCCCGCCAGTATTCAACAAACTTTATCCGCATGAAGCCAGAGCGACTGCAAGAGGCTATTACAAAGCTTAGAGCTTTCCAGCGTGAGTTCATCACGGAATTTGACGCTGAAGACGGTGAGTCCCTAGTGTGCTTCCAGAACGCGGTCTTTACGATGTTAAAGGAAGAATCAAAGCCAGAGCTTCCTTCGACTAAGTTAAATTAA
- a CDS encoding NADAR family protein gives MKILKSYFLLIAVIVLSVSCAHSKAPHYDRFPETPAVPYQGDILDFYSTKDAYGEFSNFALFPVFVDNQWWSTSEHYYQAHKYDTIELIEWVKSAPTPYEAAQRGRDKNIPKRADWDQRKDEFMEKAVWDKFSRYPELKILLLSTGNARIYEHTTNDCYWGDCGDRTGKNKLGLLLEKIRESFKGQ, from the coding sequence ATGAAAATTCTAAAAAGTTATTTCCTCTTGATCGCTGTCATTGTGCTTTCTGTTTCATGTGCTCACTCTAAGGCGCCTCACTATGATCGCTTTCCTGAAACTCCCGCGGTTCCCTATCAAGGTGATATTTTAGATTTTTATTCTACCAAGGATGCTTACGGGGAATTTTCTAACTTTGCTCTTTTTCCTGTGTTTGTTGATAACCAATGGTGGTCAACCAGCGAACATTACTATCAAGCCCACAAATACGACACTATTGAGCTTATTGAATGGGTGAAGTCAGCGCCAACCCCTTATGAAGCCGCGCAACGGGGTCGCGATAAAAACATTCCGAAGCGCGCCGACTGGGATCAACGAAAAGATGAATTCATGGAAAAGGCAGTATGGGATAAATTCTCACGCTACCCAGAGTTGAAGATTTTATTGCTTTCAACCGGCAACGCTAGAATCTATGAGCACACCACCAACGATTGTTACTGGGGTGACTGCGGGGATCGCACCGGAAAAAACAAACTAGGATTGTTATTAGAAAAAATCCGCGAATCCTTTAAAGGACAATAA
- a CDS encoding dienelactone hydrolase family protein, translated as MKACLLIFCLLISSLSVAAIKEQTLDYMDGNTTLEGVLVYDDAWKGPRPVVVIIHQFMGLTEYEKMRARMLANEGYVAFAADIYGKGVRPKTPAEAFQLVAKHMGDIPLYRSRVKAAVDFVATRGEVIAAKTVVMGYCFGGAGALEAARANLDNVVGAVSFHGVLSTPNPQDTQNVKASILVAHGAIDPIVPRTQVEGFLDEMNRANADYKFVAYANAVHSFTHQEAGDDPSDGVAYNEIADKRSWRDFMDFLNEVAPTSVK; from the coding sequence ATGAAAGCCTGTCTGCTGATTTTCTGTCTGCTTATTTCTTCACTCAGTGTTGCTGCAATCAAAGAGCAAACCCTGGATTATATGGATGGCAATACCACGCTTGAAGGTGTGCTGGTCTACGATGATGCCTGGAAAGGTCCTCGTCCCGTTGTAGTTATTATTCATCAGTTCATGGGGCTGACTGAATATGAAAAGATGCGCGCCCGCATGCTAGCTAACGAAGGCTATGTCGCCTTTGCTGCTGATATTTACGGAAAAGGCGTGCGCCCTAAAACCCCGGCAGAGGCTTTTCAACTTGTTGCTAAGCACATGGGTGATATCCCTCTGTACCGCAGTCGCGTGAAAGCAGCAGTGGATTTTGTCGCCACCCGTGGTGAAGTGATAGCGGCAAAAACCGTTGTCATGGGTTATTGTTTTGGTGGGGCCGGTGCCTTAGAGGCTGCTCGAGCGAACTTAGATAACGTTGTTGGTGCCGTTAGCTTCCACGGCGTGCTTTCAACTCCGAACCCACAGGACACACAAAATGTGAAAGCAAGTATTCTTGTCGCCCACGGAGCAATTGATCCCATCGTTCCGCGCACGCAAGTGGAAGGCTTTTTAGACGAAATGAATCGCGCCAATGCTGATTATAAATTCGTAGCGTATGCTAACGCCGTTCATTCCTTTACGCACCAAGAAGCCGGCGATGATCCTTCCGATGGCGTTGCTTATAACGAAATCGCCGACAAACGTTCATGGCGGGATTTCATGGATTTTCTAAATGAAGTGGCGCCTACTTCGGTGAAGTAA